One genomic window of Terriglobia bacterium includes the following:
- a CDS encoding carboxypeptidase regulatory-like domain-containing protein — MRASYFSTTDPRRAVNFLLKFRGPVSYFALASCILAGLAICALQPVAGWAQGTDTALLRGTVKDPTGAVIPDAAVTATAIATQVQTGARTDSAGLYIFNYLKPGIYRLKVEKAGFKTWVFPSMELRIGTQTDQDVTLQVGSTQQIVEVTGAAPLLNTVSAALGTTVNNQYIQSLPLLDRNIANLSYLSGGVTQVSGASADMLGGTVFASNGQRYGTAEFRLDGVLATRPEGGEGGNTDVGYMPDVDALQEFRLQNNNMSAEYGNNGGTVVNVVTKSGTNKFHGSGYWFFRRPGLDANDFFTNQGGGTKGQYTHDQYGGSVGGPIVKDKTFFFFDYERFRNNSPIVVNKTVPTLLERQGDFSQSFNDDGSLRQIFNPYQVAPDGSGDYVRQPFANNMIPMGATNLCAPKPTCVDPIAAQLVNLYPQPTDAGVGPGHLGNFSDKLIETSPSWQMDLKIDQNFSAANRLTGRFSMSHGSTNTPDDFLTPVVSKAITHDVALEDTWTVSPTLLWVNRVGVIRDNYPEQALVTVDPLSIGFPESMINNVWYREIHFPTISLDNYATLASNNGCCTDTVEGDTQWMFDSVATKMYGNHSLKFGGEERIFLNNFFQPDTTSGSFSFGQGETMQSVFSPDFSQGSSVASLLLGWYGNGGFALRPHVSNKSSVGAVFVQDDWKATSRLTVGAGLRWEWTVPYSERQDRNMFSCFSCPSGITVPGVGPLTGTMILAGPHNRHANASIFDLGPRLSFAYRLTGNTVIHAGAGLYHGMSFATNWQYGGGAWQSDASSPSSLDGGITQLATMGNPFPLGFNLPQQGKYGPLSLWGYYAENHGSDTFRTGEIYQWNAGIQHQWGNTMLEVDYVGNRGTHLPWNYSTENRDFINAANRVKYGSTGLANLVPNPFAYLFQPGPTQIFDAPGSIYNNDTIPQINLLRPYPQFDGGFTGFPLFVANSSYHALQVRFEKRAAKGLSFVGNYTFSKFLDNSDAGGNAWIGGGGGAGIGFVGSPQDYTNLALEKSVSANDTPQRLTFAVIYDLPVGHGQRFGSNMNRVLDGVVGGWKLTPFVTFQTGQPISVDDSNLLVADGHQRPNLIGNPCSGASLDNIANGTASYFNNSAFSHPADQMDGTAPRYLSNCRVPGIANLDLSIAKQFRIRENMFIEVRGDFFNSLNNPRFGAPAANTNDGTGYGADGFGGIFYQENQPRHGQIGIHFVF, encoded by the coding sequence ATGCGGGCGAGCTACTTTTCAACCACCGACCCCAGGCGTGCAGTAAACTTCCTTCTTAAATTCCGGGGCCCTGTTTCCTATTTCGCTCTGGCAAGCTGCATATTGGCAGGGCTGGCAATCTGCGCCCTGCAGCCTGTTGCCGGGTGGGCCCAGGGGACAGACACAGCATTGCTGCGCGGAACTGTCAAAGACCCCACCGGGGCCGTCATTCCGGATGCGGCGGTCACCGCGACAGCAATTGCAACACAGGTGCAGACCGGAGCGCGAACCGACAGCGCCGGTCTTTATATCTTCAACTATCTCAAGCCGGGGATTTACCGCTTGAAGGTGGAAAAGGCCGGCTTCAAAACTTGGGTTTTCCCGTCGATGGAGCTACGAATCGGAACCCAGACGGACCAGGACGTCACATTGCAAGTCGGGAGCACGCAGCAGATCGTGGAAGTCACGGGCGCGGCGCCGCTGCTGAATACGGTGAGTGCGGCATTAGGCACAACCGTCAACAATCAGTACATCCAGAGTTTGCCTTTGCTGGACCGGAATATCGCGAACCTCTCATACCTTTCCGGAGGCGTCACCCAGGTTTCGGGCGCCTCGGCGGACATGCTGGGCGGCACCGTATTTGCCTCGAACGGGCAGCGATACGGCACGGCGGAGTTCAGGCTGGATGGAGTGCTGGCGACGCGGCCTGAGGGTGGCGAGGGCGGCAACACGGACGTGGGCTACATGCCCGACGTCGACGCTTTACAGGAATTCAGATTGCAAAATAACAATATGTCCGCCGAGTACGGAAATAACGGCGGCACGGTGGTCAACGTCGTTACCAAATCAGGCACCAACAAGTTCCATGGTAGCGGGTACTGGTTTTTCCGCCGGCCAGGCCTGGATGCGAACGATTTTTTCACCAACCAGGGTGGCGGGACCAAGGGCCAATACACTCACGATCAGTACGGAGGATCGGTTGGTGGGCCGATCGTAAAGGACAAGACCTTCTTCTTCTTCGACTACGAGCGGTTTCGCAACAACTCCCCCATCGTTGTGAATAAAACGGTTCCAACTCTGCTCGAGCGGCAAGGGGACTTCTCACAATCATTCAATGATGACGGGAGTCTGAGGCAGATCTTCAATCCATACCAAGTTGCTCCTGATGGAAGTGGAGATTATGTGCGCCAACCATTTGCTAACAACATGATTCCTATGGGCGCCACAAACCTCTGCGCTCCCAAGCCCACCTGCGTCGACCCCATCGCCGCGCAACTGGTTAACCTTTACCCACAGCCAACGGACGCCGGTGTAGGGCCCGGGCATCTGGGCAATTTCTCCGATAAGCTGATTGAAACGAGTCCATCCTGGCAGATGGACCTCAAGATTGACCAAAACTTCTCGGCGGCCAATCGCCTGACGGGCCGGTTCAGCATGAGCCATGGCTCGACCAACACTCCGGATGACTTCCTGACACCCGTAGTCTCAAAAGCCATCACGCACGACGTGGCTCTGGAGGATACCTGGACCGTAAGCCCCACCCTGCTCTGGGTCAACCGGGTGGGAGTAATCCGTGATAACTATCCCGAGCAGGCATTGGTAACAGTAGATCCCTTGAGCATAGGCTTTCCCGAGAGCATGATTAACAACGTCTGGTACCGAGAGATCCATTTCCCCACCATCTCGCTCGATAACTATGCAACTCTTGCGTCCAACAATGGCTGCTGTACGGACACCGTGGAAGGCGATACGCAGTGGATGTTCGATTCCGTAGCTACGAAGATGTACGGGAATCACAGCCTCAAGTTCGGCGGCGAGGAACGGATCTTCCTTAACAACTTCTTCCAGCCGGACACAACCTCCGGGTCTTTTTCGTTCGGACAGGGAGAGACCATGCAGAGCGTCTTCAGCCCTGACTTTTCCCAGGGCAGCAGCGTGGCCTCGTTGCTGCTGGGCTGGTATGGCAACGGTGGCTTCGCGCTGCGTCCTCACGTGTCCAACAAATCGTCCGTCGGCGCTGTGTTTGTGCAGGACGACTGGAAGGCAACTTCCCGCCTGACGGTTGGGGCGGGACTGCGCTGGGAATGGACGGTTCCATATAGCGAGCGGCAAGACCGCAACATGTTCAGCTGTTTCTCGTGCCCCTCGGGAATCACCGTTCCAGGGGTGGGCCCGCTTACGGGAACCATGATTCTTGCCGGACCCCACAACCGGCACGCGAACGCTTCTATTTTTGACCTCGGGCCGCGCCTCAGCTTTGCTTACCGGCTTACCGGAAACACTGTTATTCACGCAGGCGCGGGACTGTACCATGGGATGAGCTTCGCCACCAACTGGCAATACGGCGGAGGCGCCTGGCAGTCCGATGCCAGCTCTCCCTCATCCCTGGATGGCGGAATCACTCAGCTCGCAACCATGGGAAATCCTTTTCCCCTTGGCTTCAACCTTCCCCAGCAGGGGAAGTATGGACCACTCAGCCTTTGGGGTTACTATGCCGAGAATCATGGAAGCGACACCTTCAGAACGGGCGAAATTTACCAGTGGAATGCTGGCATCCAGCACCAGTGGGGCAACACGATGCTGGAAGTGGACTACGTGGGGAACCGCGGCACTCATCTGCCGTGGAACTACTCCACGGAGAACCGCGACTTTATTAACGCGGCGAACCGAGTGAAGTATGGATCGACCGGATTGGCGAACCTGGTGCCGAATCCTTTCGCTTACCTTTTCCAGCCGGGGCCAACTCAGATTTTCGATGCCCCTGGTTCGATCTATAACAATGATACAATTCCTCAGATCAACCTGTTGCGTCCTTACCCGCAATTCGACGGAGGTTTCACCGGCTTCCCGCTTTTTGTTGCCAACAGCAGCTACCATGCTCTCCAGGTGCGTTTTGAAAAACGGGCAGCGAAGGGCTTGTCATTTGTGGGTAACTATACGTTCTCGAAGTTCCTCGATAACTCCGATGCCGGAGGCAACGCCTGGATCGGTGGTGGCGGTGGCGCAGGCATTGGGTTCGTCGGTTCTCCGCAGGACTACACCAATCTTGCGCTGGAGAAGAGTGTCAGCGCCAATGACACGCCGCAGCGTCTGACCTTCGCAGTGATCTATGACTTGCCCGTCGGGCACGGGCAGCGATTTGGCTCGAATATGAACAGAGTGCTCGATGGAGTGGTTGGCGGATGGAAACTTACCCCGTTCGTCACTTTCCAGACCGGGCAGCCTATTTCTGTGGATGACTCGAACCTGCTTGTGGCCGACGGCCACCAGCGCCCCAATTTGATTGGCAACCCGTGCAGCGGCGCGAGCCTCGACAATATTGCCAATGGAACGGCGAGTTATTTTAACAATAGTGCCTTCTCGCACCCGGCAGACCAGATGGACGGCACTGCGCCGCGATACTTATCGAACTGCCGAGTGCCGGGCATCGCCAATCTTGACCTCTCGATCGCCAAGCAATTCCGCATCAGGGAGAACATGTTTATTGAAGTGCGAGGCGATTTCTTCAACTCCCTGAACAATCCTCGGTTCGGGGCTCCTGCGGCGAATACGAACGATGGGACCGGCTATGGTGCTGATGGATTCGGTGGTATCTTCTACCAGGAGAACCAGCCTCGACACGGCCAGATCGGCATCCATTTTGTGTTCTGA
- a CDS encoding alpha-amylase family protein — protein sequence MISRRGFLQAQLAGIAVVICKPRQLAAAQAGSSSKPLPWINYVRISGNSLRLDRVDEIVREATETHVFGIETDNDIEGRYESFLDPAEKLKAIKAVAEKAHAAGNYAFVYVAGFECITANAATVKHSLYKDHPDWVQRKITGEPALFGGGTAFWIRKGDEDVWVSPYVPEWRKIYMEHVRQIAATGIDGIYVDIPYWMTHFTGWEKTWASFDKYTVAEFKKRTGLNAMTGLKLGDFSDANFRRWVDFRITTITEFMKEVGDNFKSVNPKGVTIAEIYPGIEFEAVRVGSDVYQLYDVIDLIAHEYEWSGVGNASRKTSLDWLHFMIGMYSFRAFAGKKPTWMLSYSWDGEKGVSPGEEMQNLFSAQLMAGTNCWDVHGHVMSGSNDIAMRKKIFAWIEQHDTTFYNSRTPIHPIGVYFSPRTRDYFAEEFLDSYFGTMALLMHSHLEFQIVTPRTLADFRGPILALPDARCLSDVEIKALESHARSGGKLIVSGQSGQCDEGGQVRPSNALHHFLGIRNSGERSSGAAGGGYVYLPECPGRAYWQTLGKEFSQAASQGTATGRSFQSLRHEFDTNAIGALKVNLPVQINASPFVTAQTARVDGKAHVFLANFKGLRPRQNATQIPEKNVEIFFPPDTGSRAFVLPFLGKARNLPVERSGERLRVVVPVIDKGAVVWLE from the coding sequence ATGATTTCACGTCGCGGGTTCCTTCAAGCCCAGTTGGCCGGTATAGCTGTGGTCATTTGCAAGCCGCGTCAACTGGCGGCAGCGCAGGCCGGCAGTTCGTCAAAACCTTTACCCTGGATTAATTATGTCCGCATATCGGGCAACTCCCTCAGGCTGGACCGAGTTGACGAGATCGTCCGGGAAGCGACGGAGACGCACGTCTTCGGCATTGAGACTGACAATGACATCGAGGGACGCTATGAGAGTTTTCTCGATCCAGCCGAAAAGCTGAAGGCGATCAAAGCAGTGGCTGAGAAAGCGCACGCCGCGGGCAATTATGCCTTTGTCTACGTTGCGGGATTCGAGTGCATCACTGCGAACGCCGCCACCGTAAAGCACTCCCTCTACAAGGACCATCCTGACTGGGTCCAGAGGAAGATCACGGGCGAGCCGGCGCTGTTTGGGGGAGGCACGGCCTTCTGGATCCGGAAGGGCGATGAGGATGTCTGGGTCAGCCCCTATGTTCCCGAGTGGCGCAAGATTTACATGGAACACGTCCGCCAGATTGCGGCCACGGGCATCGACGGCATCTACGTGGATATCCCCTACTGGATGACGCATTTTACCGGCTGGGAGAAGACCTGGGCCAGCTTCGACAAGTACACGGTGGCCGAGTTCAAGAAGCGCACCGGGTTGAATGCCATGACCGGCCTGAAGCTGGGCGATTTCTCCGATGCTAATTTTCGCCGCTGGGTGGATTTCCGCATCACCACGATTACCGAGTTCATGAAGGAAGTCGGGGACAACTTCAAATCAGTGAACCCGAAAGGCGTGACCATAGCGGAAATCTATCCGGGTATTGAATTCGAGGCCGTGCGGGTTGGCTCAGATGTTTATCAACTTTACGACGTGATCGACCTGATTGCTCACGAGTATGAATGGAGTGGAGTAGGGAACGCTTCGAGGAAGACGTCGCTCGACTGGCTGCACTTCATGATCGGCATGTACAGCTTTCGCGCCTTTGCCGGCAAAAAACCGACCTGGATGCTCAGCTATTCGTGGGACGGCGAGAAGGGCGTCAGCCCCGGCGAGGAGATGCAGAACCTGTTTTCTGCACAGCTCATGGCGGGTACAAATTGCTGGGACGTCCATGGCCACGTGATGTCGGGCTCGAATGACATCGCAATGCGAAAGAAGATTTTCGCCTGGATCGAGCAACACGACACGACGTTTTATAATTCGCGGACGCCTATTCACCCGATTGGCGTCTATTTCTCGCCGCGCACGCGGGACTACTTTGCGGAAGAATTCCTCGATTCCTACTTCGGGACCATGGCGTTGCTGATGCATTCCCATCTAGAATTTCAGATTGTCACACCGAGGACCCTGGCTGATTTTCGCGGGCCGATCCTTGCCTTGCCGGACGCGCGCTGCCTGAGCGACGTGGAAATTAAGGCCCTGGAATCCCACGCCAGGTCCGGAGGCAAGCTTATTGTTTCGGGCCAGTCTGGCCAGTGCGATGAAGGCGGCCAGGTTCGCCCGTCCAATGCGCTCCACCATTTTCTTGGAATCCGGAATTCGGGCGAAAGATCAAGCGGCGCTGCCGGGGGAGGATACGTCTACCTCCCCGAGTGCCCAGGACGCGCGTATTGGCAGACATTGGGCAAGGAGTTCAGCCAGGCCGCTTCCCAAGGTACGGCCACCGGGCGGAGTTTCCAGTCGCTGAGGCATGAATTCGACACGAATGCCATTGGGGCTCTCAAAGTCAATTTGCCCGTACAGATTAACGCATCACCTTTCGTCACGGCCCAGACGGCGCGGGTGGATGGCAAGGCCCATGTCTTCCTTGCCAACTTCAAAGGCCTCCGGCCGCGGCAAAATGCAACGCAGATTCCGGAAAAGAACGTCGAGATCTTCTTCCCTCCAGATACGGGGAGCAGAGCATTTGTTTTGCCTTTCCTGGGGAAGGCCCGAAATCTTCCCGTCGAACGGAGTGGCGAACGGCTTCGCGTTGTCGTGCCCGTGATCGATAAGGGTGCGGTCGTGTGGCTCGAGTAG
- a CDS encoding PGPGW domain-containing protein: MTRRFKRLLGLAAGWSLVSLGVLGLLLPILPGLPFLLLGITVLSAEYVWARRLLQKLRDLFPSLTRRSDSAKARAGEWVRRIVPTGPDDSRR; encoded by the coding sequence GTGACGAGAAGATTTAAACGATTACTGGGTCTGGCTGCGGGATGGAGCCTTGTTTCCCTGGGCGTATTGGGCCTTTTGCTTCCCATCCTTCCAGGCCTGCCGTTCCTTCTGCTCGGAATTACGGTCCTCTCGGCGGAATATGTATGGGCACGCAGGCTTCTGCAAAAACTGCGTGACCTGTTCCCCTCGCTCACTCGCCGGTCCGATTCCGCCAAAGCACGCGCCGGCGAATGGGTGAGGCGGATAGTCCCCACCGGGCCGGACGATTCCCGCCGTTGA
- a CDS encoding glycosyltransferase 87 family protein gives MLWQMNNIAHSPADPKGPAAGQSGSGAAQSDPARLGTRVFPRAESAVLLLLIGMFLWRGFLPGWRSLKTDFPNYYLAARIYRQGLPLERVYDWTWFARQKDYSGIENPIVGFASLTLLSMLPVEPMASLPPLKAKRLWLIVNLIFLGLAILLLNQMSKLGLRRVMILTFLALDPLSINFLYGQMHVLVLFLLTLAAWAYLRGLPATSGAALAAASALKIYPAFFLFYFIRKKQWRAVFGLVAGCIILAGLSVALFGWPANRTYLFQGLPRAMSGTVLDPYAVRWNSLTALLRRLFIGEPDLNPHPLMHFPPAFAVLQPLCQAILFVSILWLVNSRRTDPARARLEWGSFVALLLVLSTAPGPYHFCVLVLSATLVADYLIRMGKMRVLAAWIALYTLVCLPIYRWMPSAPAGWQSLLSFPRLYAEIALWLFMLWELNRASGTPLTLRLRTGDAAIFGMIFFFLFGAGVASNFRSLRGQFDNYAGRVVSPLGSFMTTEPAVGSGATWFVSMTIAGFELTSLQGTHTRSFSFASDAFHPAWSSGVGQLWVELSGAKSRIVRIGQPDQRDHRALPVTMVEDATMPAVSADGRWLAFIREVKGRGSLWVVNLMERKQQAGPLPAREVAGPSDDVWDVSFGSNDRVLYSAQPLGKLELFSADPASLQVKPISTGSPAPSRFPAVSPDGEWLAYSREEGGAWHLALVDLKTGRDVRLTRGTCNSTHPAWTEDSKSIIYATDCGRGLGLTALARLAVPQR, from the coding sequence ATGCTTTGGCAGATGAACAACATCGCCCACTCGCCGGCCGACCCAAAAGGTCCGGCGGCAGGACAATCTGGAAGCGGAGCGGCGCAGTCCGACCCGGCCCGCCTCGGCACAAGGGTGTTCCCGCGAGCCGAGTCTGCAGTTCTGCTGCTTCTCATCGGCATGTTTCTGTGGCGAGGTTTTCTGCCCGGGTGGAGGTCGCTCAAGACCGATTTCCCCAATTACTACCTGGCTGCCCGCATTTATCGTCAGGGTTTACCGCTGGAGCGGGTGTACGACTGGACCTGGTTTGCACGGCAGAAAGACTACTCCGGAATCGAGAACCCGATCGTAGGATTTGCGTCACTGACCCTGCTCTCAATGCTGCCTGTGGAGCCGATGGCCTCATTGCCGCCGCTGAAAGCCAAGCGGTTGTGGCTGATCGTGAACCTGATTTTCTTAGGTTTGGCCATTCTTCTTCTGAACCAGATGTCGAAGCTCGGGCTGCGACGGGTGATGATTCTCACCTTTCTCGCCTTGGACCCGCTCTCGATCAACTTCCTCTACGGCCAGATGCACGTTCTCGTGCTTTTCCTGCTGACTTTGGCCGCCTGGGCTTATTTAAGAGGCCTGCCAGCAACTTCCGGAGCTGCCTTGGCGGCGGCCTCAGCTCTCAAGATTTATCCCGCCTTTTTTCTGTTCTACTTCATTCGGAAAAAGCAATGGCGTGCCGTCTTCGGACTGGTGGCGGGCTGCATTATCCTTGCAGGACTGTCAGTTGCGCTCTTCGGGTGGCCGGCCAACCGGACTTACTTATTCCAGGGCCTGCCCCGGGCAATGTCAGGAACTGTTCTAGACCCTTACGCCGTGCGCTGGAACTCACTCACGGCACTGCTCCGTCGGTTGTTCATCGGAGAGCCGGACCTTAATCCACACCCTCTGATGCATTTCCCGCCGGCTTTCGCTGTTCTGCAGCCGTTATGCCAGGCCATACTTTTCGTCTCCATTCTCTGGCTGGTTAATTCGCGCCGGACCGATCCCGCAAGGGCAAGGCTGGAATGGGGAAGCTTCGTCGCGCTGCTTCTGGTCCTTTCCACTGCGCCGGGTCCTTATCACTTTTGCGTGCTGGTTCTTTCCGCAACGCTTGTTGCGGATTATCTGATTCGTATGGGGAAGATGCGTGTGCTGGCTGCATGGATTGCCCTGTATACGCTTGTCTGTCTTCCGATTTACCGCTGGATGCCTTCCGCACCGGCGGGGTGGCAGTCCCTTCTCAGCTTCCCACGGCTTTACGCGGAGATTGCCTTGTGGCTCTTCATGCTCTGGGAGCTTAATCGCGCATCTGGCACGCCTCTCACTCTGCGGCTGCGGACCGGGGACGCAGCAATTTTCGGAATGATCTTTTTCTTCTTATTTGGCGCGGGAGTGGCGAGTAATTTTCGAAGCCTACGCGGTCAGTTCGACAACTATGCCGGCCGAGTGGTCTCTCCGCTGGGCAGTTTTATGACGACGGAGCCCGCTGTAGGCAGCGGTGCGACCTGGTTCGTAAGCATGACGATTGCCGGTTTCGAGCTGACCTCCCTGCAAGGCACGCATACGCGGAGCTTCAGTTTCGCTTCAGACGCCTTTCACCCGGCATGGTCGTCTGGCGTCGGCCAGCTTTGGGTGGAGCTCTCCGGCGCAAAGTCGCGCATCGTCCGAATCGGCCAGCCTGACCAACGAGACCACCGCGCTCTTCCGGTCACCATGGTCGAGGACGCCACTATGCCCGCGGTCTCAGCCGACGGTCGATGGCTGGCGTTTATCAGGGAAGTCAAAGGCCGAGGAAGCCTTTGGGTAGTAAACCTGATGGAGCGAAAGCAGCAGGCGGGTCCGCTGCCGGCACGGGAAGTCGCCGGACCGAGTGACGACGTCTGGGACGTCTCGTTCGGTTCGAATGACCGGGTCCTTTACTCGGCGCAGCCCCTCGGAAAGCTGGAACTCTTTAGCGCCGATCCGGCATCGCTCCAAGTCAAACCAATTTCGACAGGTTCCCCGGCCCCGTCGCGGTTTCCGGCCGTGTCGCCGGACGGGGAATGGCTCGCCTACAGCCGGGAAGAAGGCGGCGCCTGGCATCTCGCGCTCGTCGATCTGAAAACAGGTCGCGACGTCCGGCTGACTCGCGGTACATGCAACTCCACGCA